From Elusimicrobiaceae bacterium:
TTTTTTCGCCTTGATGATATTGGCGGGTGTGTCAATGGAAACACGCTCGAGATAGCGCGCGCCGGTAAGAGTAGCCAGCAGTTCGCAGACCCGGATCGGGTAGCCGTTCACTTTCGGATCGCGGCCGAACGGGGCTGTTGTGGCTTTCTGCCCGATGAGCGTGGTGGGCGCCATCTGGCCGCCGGTCATGCCGTAGATCGTGTTGTTTATGAAGATGATCGTGATGTTTTCGCTGCGCGCGGCGGAGTGGATCGTTTCCGCCATGCCTATTGACGCCAGATCGCCGTCACCCTGATACGAAAACACGATGTTTTCCGGTTTCGCACGCTTAAGGCCCGTCGCTATGGCGGGGCCTCTGCCGTGCGGGCCCTGGATCATGTCGAAGTCGAAGTAGCTGTCGCAGAATACCGCGCAGCCGACCGGAGCTACTCCGATACACCGGTCCTTTATCGCCAGCTCGTCAATGCTTTCGCCTACCAGCCGGTGCACGATCCCGTGCCCGCAGCCGGGGCAGTAGTGCATATGTTTTTCAGTAAGGCTTTTGGGCCTGCTGTTGATCGGGTTCATTTGTCGCCTCCGCAGCCGCAGCCGCAATCGCATTGCTTGCCCGCGAGGATTTTCCCGGCCTGCTCGATGATTTCCGCACCGGTCGGCACGCCGCCGCCCGGCCGGGCGTGCAGATGCACGGGCACCGCGCCGTTGACGGCGAGGCGCACATCTTCCACCATCTGTCCCAGGCTCATTTCCACCGTCAGCACGGCTTTCGCCTTTTTGGCGGCCCTGGCCAGCTGGCCCGACGGGAACGGCCACAGCGTGATCGGGCGGAACAGCCCCACTTTCAGCCGCTTTTCGCGCGCGCAGTGCAGCGCTTCGAGGCAGGCGCGCGATGAAGTGCCGTAAGCCACTAAAATAATATCCGCGTCGCCGGTGTCGCGCTCTTCCCAGCGCGCTTCGTTCTTTTCTATTTCCGCGTAGCGTCTGGCCCGAGCGTTGATCAGTTTTTCCAGTTCCCCTTCGCGCAGATCGTAGGAGTTGACCAGTCGTTTCGCGCGGCCTGCGCAATTGCCGAGCGCCCAGTCCGGCACGGGCAGTTTGGCCGCGTCCACCGGTTCTTTTTCAAAAGACACCGGTTCCATCATCTGCCCCAGAATGCCGTCGGCCAGAATCATCGCGGGCACCCGGTATTTCTCCGCCAGTTCATAGGCCAGCATCGGGAAATTTCCCATTTCCTGCACCGTGTTCGGAGCAAGCGTGATCACGCGGTAGTCACCGTGCCCGCCGCCCTTCACCGCCTGAAAGTAATCGCCCTGCGCGCCCGCGATGTTGCCCAGGCCCGGGCCTCCCCGCACGATATTGGCGAAGAAGATCGGCAGATCCGCGCCGGCGCAGTAGGAGATGCCTTCCGCCTTGAGGCTGATGCCGGGGCTGGAGGAGGAGGTCATCGTCCGCACTCCTGTCGCCGCCGCGCCGTAGAGCATGTTTATGGCGGCGGTTTCGCTTTCGGCCTGCACGAACACTCCGTTAACTTCGGGCTGCCGCCAGGCAAAATATTCGGGTATTTCGTTTTGCGGGGTAATGGGATAGCCCGCGAAGAACCGGCAGCCCGCGCGTATCGCGCCTTCCGCGAGCGCTTCGTTGCCTTTCATCAGTGTCTTTTCACCCATGGGGTATTTCCTCCTGGAAATTTAAGTGGAACGATGCCGCCGGATCAGCGATAAACCGTAATCGCCATGTCGGGGCATATCTGGGCGCACATTCCGCAGCCGATGCAGCAGTCTTTTTTAGCCAGCGTCGCGGGGTGGTAGCCGGTCACACAGAAAGTGTCGGAAATTTCTATGCACTTTTTCGGGCATGTTTCCACGCAAAGTCTGCATTCCTTACAGCGGGTTTCGTCAACCCTTATTTCAGGCATATGGTCCTCCGGATGGTGTTGGTTAAAAGCCATTTTGTAAATCGCGGCGCGGCTGAAACCGTGCCCGGCCATTTATAAGACAGCTTCTATCTAATTAGAAATCTTAAACTAGCCGGGCGGTTCTGTCAAGGAGGTTGATTAACTGACGCGTTAGGCCCGCTCCCGTGTTTCGATTCGTCCGTCTGCTCCGATGTTTTCAAGGAATTTTTCATCATGCGAAACCGCCAGCAGCGCGCCTTTGAAATTGGAAAGCGCGCTCTCAAGGCGTTGCATGCTGTCGAGATCGAGATTGTTCGCCGGTTCATCCAGTATCAGCAGCTGCGGCGGCTCGGCCGCGGAAAACGCGCAGGCCAGCGCCGCCCTGATGCGCTCGCCTCCGCTTAAAGTTTCCGCTTTGCGCGCAATCTCGCGTTTCTGAAACAGAAACCGGGCAAGCCTCAGCCGGCGGTCGCATTCCTTCAGCCCGGGCGCGAACCGGGTTATGTTTTCAAGCAGCGTGAGATCATTCCTTAATAATCCGGTTTTCTGGTCCAGGCAGGCGATCCGGCTGGTATATACAGTCAGCGCGCCCGTTACGGCGCCCGGGAACGCCCGTCCGGCCGCCGCCGCAACTATCAGGTCAAGCAGGGTGCTTTTGCCCGATCCGTTGGGCCCGGCAAGCGCGATCCGCG
This genomic window contains:
- a CDS encoding thiamine pyrophosphate-dependent enzyme yields the protein MNPINSRPKSLTEKHMHYCPGCGHGIVHRLVGESIDELAIKDRCIGVAPVGCAVFCDSYFDFDMIQGPHGRGPAIATGLKRAKPENIVFSYQGDGDLASIGMAETIHSAARSENITIIFINNTIYGMTGGQMAPTTLIGQKATTAPFGRDPKVNGYPIRVCELLATLTGARYLERVSIDTPANIIKAKKAVRKAFENQVNGKGFSLVEVLSTCPTNWGMNAVDSMKRLRADMLPFYPLGVFRDDNGGAN
- a CDS encoding 4Fe-4S binding protein, whose translation is MPEIRVDETRCKECRLCVETCPKKCIEISDTFCVTGYHPATLAKKDCCIGCGMCAQICPDMAITVYR
- the vorB gene encoding 3-methyl-2-oxobutanoate dehydrogenase subunit VorB, with amino-acid sequence MGEKTLMKGNEALAEGAIRAGCRFFAGYPITPQNEIPEYFAWRQPEVNGVFVQAESETAAINMLYGAAATGVRTMTSSSSPGISLKAEGISYCAGADLPIFFANIVRGGPGLGNIAGAQGDYFQAVKGGGHGDYRVITLAPNTVQEMGNFPMLAYELAEKYRVPAMILADGILGQMMEPVSFEKEPVDAAKLPVPDWALGNCAGRAKRLVNSYDLREGELEKLINARARRYAEIEKNEARWEERDTGDADIILVAYGTSSRACLEALHCAREKRLKVGLFRPITLWPFPSGQLARAAKKAKAVLTVEMSLGQMVEDVRLAVNGAVPVHLHARPGGGVPTGAEIIEQAGKILAGKQCDCGCGCGGDK